A genomic window from Camelus ferus isolate YT-003-E chromosome X, BCGSAC_Cfer_1.0, whole genome shotgun sequence includes:
- the MCF2 gene encoding proto-oncogene DBL isoform X5 → MAEATPPRGKMRFRRNAASFPGNLHLVLVLRPTSFLQRTFTDIGFRFSQEDFMLKLPVVMLSSVSDLLTYIDDKQLTPELGGTLQYCHSEWIIFRNAIENFALTVKDMAQMLQSFGTELAETELPDDIPSIEEILAIRSERYHLLKNDITAVTKEGKILLTNLEVPDTGDAVSSRLEHHQQISGDWQTINKLLTQVHDMEIAFDGFWEKHQLKMEQYLQLWKFEQDFQELVSEVELLLNQQAELADVTGNIAQVKQKIKKLESLDENSQDLLAKTRFVILHGHRLAASHHYALDLICQRCNELRYLSDILVNEIKAKRIQLSRTFKMHKLLQQARQCCDEGECLLANQEIEKFQSKEDAQKALQDIENFLEMAVPFINYDPETLQYEFDVILSPELKVQMQTVQLKLENIRSIFENQQAGFRSLTDKHVRPIPFVVPASDNLIGSRPPYFSSKQVGVGYSFFQACKLFSKGKKTWRQNQSNLKIEVVHDCREKRSSAQSSSLDNDNSLDVLKNHVLNELIQTERVYVRELFTVLLGYRAEMDNPEMFDLMPPLLRNKKDVLFGNMAEIYEFHNNIFMSSLENCIDAPERVGPCFLERKDDFQMYAKYCQNKPRSETIWKKYSECAFFQECQRKLKHRLGLDSYLLKPVQRITKYQLLLKELLKYSKDCEGSVQLKEALDTMLDLLKSVNDSMHQIAINGYIGNLNELGKMITQGAFSVWTGHKKGATKMKDFARFKPMQRHLFLYEKAIVFCKRRVESGEGSDKYPSYSFKHCLKMDEVGITEYVKGDNRKFEIWYAGKEEVYIVQAANVDVKMTWLKEIRNILLKQQELMTVKKREQHNQLTEQNHLSSQRNDERQRGAFIGTEETDLEHTSAMVEVGEAIASVRAEANTVWTEISSPTEISDEPDEWPSNYFYSSYDDNEEEERPLMRPVSEMAVLF, encoded by the exons GCTTCCTTCCCTGGGAACTTGCACTTGGTTTTGGTTCTTCGTCCTACCAGTTTTCTGCAACGAACTTTCACAGATATTGGATTTCGATTTAGTCAGGAAGATTTCATGCTCAAACTACCG GTGGTTATGCTGAGCTCAGTTAGTGATTTGCTGACATACATTGATGACAAGCAGTTAACCCCCGAGTTAGGCGGCACCTTGCAGTACTGCCACAGTGAATGGATCATCTTCAGAAAT GCTATAGAAAATTTTGCCCTCACAGTGAAAGACATGGCTCAGATGTTACAGTCCTTTGGAACTGAACTGGCTGAGACAGAACTACCAGATGATATTCCTTCAATAGAAGAAATTCTGGCAATTCGTTCTGAAAGGTACCACCTGTTAAAG AATGATATTACAGCTGtaaccaaagaaggaaaaattctgCTAACAAATCTGGAAGTGCCTGACACTGGAGATGCTGTCAGTTCAAGACTTGAACATCATCAGCAAATTAGTGGTGACTGGCAAACGATTAATAA ATTGCTGACTCAAGTACATGACATGGAAATAGCTTTTGATGGATTTTGGGAAAAACACCAACTAAAAATGGAGCAGTATCTGCAACTCTGGAAGTTTGAGCAAGATTTTCAAGAG CTCGTGAGTGAAGTTGAACTTCTCTTAAATCAACAAGCAGAGTTGGCAGACGTAACAGGGAATATAGCTCaagtgaaacaaaaaattaaaaagttggaAAGCTTAGATGAAAATTCTCAG GATCTGTTGGCAAAGACCCGGTTCGTGATATTACACGGACACAGACTTGCAGCAAGTCACCACTATGCCCTGGATTTGATCTGCCAGAGGTGCAATGAGCTACGTTACCTTTCCGATATTTTGGTGAATGAGATCAAAGCCAAACGGATACAGCTCAGCAGGACCTTCAAAATGCATAAACTCCTACAGCAG GCTCGCCAGTGCTGTGATGAAGGAGAGTGCCTTCTCGCtaatcaagaaatagaaaagtttcAGTCTAAAGAAGATGCTCAGAAAGCCCTCCAAGACATtgaaaattttcttgaaatgGCTGTACCCTTTATAAATTATGATCCTGAAACCCTACAATATGAATTTGACGTAATTTTATCTCCTGAACTCAAG GTTCAGATGCAGACTGTACAACTCAAGCTTGAAAACATTCGAAGTATATTTGAGAACCAACAAGCCGGCTTCAGAAGCCTGACAGATAAGCACGTGAGGCCAATCCCATTTGTAGTACCTGCTTCTGACAATTTGATCGGATCTAGACCACCATATTTTTCATCTAAACAAG tgGGAGTTGGATACTCTTTCTTTCAAGCATGTAAACTTTTTTCAAAAG GGAAGAAGACTTGGAGACAAAATCAGAGCAACTTAAAA attgaAGTGGTGCATGATTGTCGGGAGAAGAGAAGTTCTGCTCAGTCCTCCAGTTTGGACAATGACAATAGCTTGGATGTTTTAAAGAA CCACGTCCTAAATGAGCTGATACAGACAGAGAGGGTGTATGTTCGGGAGCTGTTTACGGTTTTGTTG GGCTACAGAGCGGAGATGGATAATCCAGAGATGTTTGATCTTATGCCACCTCtcctgagaaataaaaaggatgttCTCTTTGGAAATATGGCAGAAATATATGAATTCCATAACAA CATTTTCATGAGCAGTCTGGAAAATTGCATTGATGCTCCAGAACGTGTGGGACCTTGTTTCCTGGAGAGG aAAGATGATTTTCAAATGTATGCAAAATATTGTCAGAATAAGCCCAGATCAGAGACAATTTGGAAGAAGTATTCAGAATGCGCCTTTTTCCAG gaatgtcaaagaaaattaaaacacagacttGGTCTGGACTCCTATTTATTGAAACCAGTGCAACGCATCACTAAATATCAGTTACTGTTGAAG GAGCTATTAAAATATAGCAAAGACTGCGAAGGATCTGTACAGTTAAAGGAGGCACTTGACACGATGCTGGATTTACTGAAGTCAGTCAATGACTCTATGCATCAGATCGCAATCAATGGCTATATT GGAAACTTAAATGAGCTGGGCAAGATGATAACGCAGGGGGCATTTAGCGTCTGGACTGGACACAAGAAAGGTGCTACGAAAATGAAGGATTTTGCTAGATTCAAACCAATGCAGCGGCACCTTTTCTTGTATGAAAAAGCCATTGTTTTTTGTAAAAGGCGTGTTGAAAGCGGAGAAGGCTCTGACAAATACCCGTCATACAGTTTTAAGCACTGTTTGAAA ATGGATGAAGTTGGAATCACCGAGTATGTAAAAGGAGATAACCGCAAATTTGAAATCTGGTATGCTGGGAAGGAAGAAGTTTATATTGTCCAG GCTGCAAATGTTGATGTGAAGATGACATggttaaaagaaatcagaaatattttgttgaagcaacaggaactcatGACAG TTAAAAAACGAGAACAGCATAATCAGTTAACAGAACAGAACCATCTTTCTTCTCAGCGGAATGATGA AAGGCAACGGGGAGCTTTTATAGGCACTGAGGAAACTGACCTGGAACACACCAGCGCTATGGTAGAGGTCGGTGAGGCCATCGCATCAGTTCGGGCAGAAGCAAATACAG TTTGGACAGAGATATCATCACCTACAGAAATCTCTGATGAGCCTGACGAATGGCCAAGTAACTATTTCTACTCTTCTTATGATGacaatgaagaagaagaaaggcctCTCATG AGGCCCGTGTCGGAGATGGCTGTCCTATTTTAA